A segment of the Candidatus Izimaplasma bacterium HR1 genome:
AACTTGTGCTAGAAGATACAATTGAAAATATTCAGGAAAACTACTTCAATAATAGAATGTTTATTGAAACAGACAAAGAAGCTAAAGAGATATATGAATTGCTAGAGGAACTTGAAGTTAAAAACAACTTTGAGATGAACCATAAAGGAATTATCTGTGACGTAAAAGGTGAAACAACTGCTCAAGACATATTAGAACTATTAATAAAGAATAATATAAAGATTAAAGAATTTAGAAGATTGAATGCATCACTAGAAGACGTATTTGTGAGGGTTACAAGTGAAAAAACTACTTAAATACGATTATTATTACTTAAGAAAAACTTCTAAGTTTATTGTCTTTGGAGCAATATTTATATTATTTTCAATCATCTCACCTTTAACTGCAAGATATTTAAATGAAATTCTTGAATTCCTCCTAAATGGCGAAGATTTAGGGTTTCCTATTCCTGAAACCACTGTATTCACAGCATATTCGCAATATATTGGAGACTTATATGAAATAGTTTTTACTGTTACACTATTTGTTGGTGTAAGTATCTTTATAAGAGATAAAACAAAAGATCTCCAACCATTAATATTTAGTAAACCAATAAACCGAACGAAATATATTTTGTCAAAATACATTTCATTTACTACAATGTTGTTAGGTTGTGTTTTACTAGGGAATATCGTATTTTC
Coding sequences within it:
- a CDS encoding ABC-2 family transporter protein, whose amino-acid sequence is MKKLLKYDYYYLRKTSKFIVFGAIFILFSIISPLTARYLNEILEFLLNGEDLGFPIPETTVFTAYSQYIGDLYEIVFTVTLFVGVSIFIRDKTKDLQPLIFSKPINRTKYILSKYISFTTMLLGCVLLGNIVFSYYTYLLFDEVFVIKGIYISLMYFLDLMFVCAIALFSATHFKGYIPAMLVTWGIYIFSGIINLLEDVPFVWEVLKYFPSRIQANMGNILMDVADYKDIILNVLVVLGFIAVFLGFTIRKIRNQDI